In Penaeus chinensis breed Huanghai No. 1 chromosome 2, ASM1920278v2, whole genome shotgun sequence, the following proteins share a genomic window:
- the LOC125035787 gene encoding uncharacterized protein LOC125035787, giving the protein MNTLTILLLAAVAVVASGMHSKNSEIHSALHEAKQICMETLMPSTEEMSSMKEKMKECLGNEGHAHLTSHPALASDKIPDLKDALCMREELKIITAESRRKVFICAVQDHGILDGEELNVPKVMEMLWTKINATQNAEAREFISEALSKLPELPRESDMLHLIEYKKSLMNACVMNMAMSIAEEALTRNCPGQN; this is encoded by the exons ATGAACACGCTGACGATCCTGTTGCTGGCGGCAGTCGCTGTAGTCGCGAGCGGAATGCACTCCAAAAACAGCGAAATCCACAGCGCTCTCCATGAAG CAAAACAAATATGCATGGAGACTCTGATGCCATCCACAGAAGAAATGAGTagcatgaaagaaaaaatgaaggaatgcCTTGGAAATGAGGGTCACGCCCATctca CTTCACACCCTGCCTTGGCTTCTGACAAGATTCCCGACCTAAAGGATGCGTTGTGCATGCGCGAAGAACTCAAAATTATCACGGCCGAAAGCCGGAGGAAGGTTTTTATATGCGCCGTACAAGATCATGGAATCCTG GATGGCGAGGAGCTCAACGTACCTAAGGTCATGGAAATGCTGTGGACAAAGATTAATGCAACACAAAATGCAGAAGCAAGAGAGTTCATATCTGAAGCCCTTTCCAAGTTGCCTGAGCTGCCCAGAGAATCTGAC ATGCTACATTTGATCGAATACAAGAAATCCCTTATGAACGCCTGCGTTATGAACATGGCTATGAGCATAGCCGAGGAGGCACTAACAAGGAACTGTCCTGGCCAAAATTGA
- the LOC125035778 gene encoding uncharacterized protein LOC125035778, with translation MNTLTILLLAAVAVVASGMHSKNSEIHSALHEAKQICMETLMPSTEEMSGMKEKMKECLGNEGHAHLTSHPALASDKIPDLKDALCMREELKIITAESRRKVFICAVQDHGILDGEELNVPKVMEMLWTKINATQNAEAREFISEALSKLPELPRESDMLHLIEYKKSLMNACVMNMAMSIAEEALTRNCPGQN, from the exons ATGAACACGCTGACGATCCTGTTGCTGGCGGCAGTCGCTGTAGTCGCGAGCGGAATGCACTCCAAAAACAGCGAAATCCACAGCGCTCTCCATGAAG CAAAACAAATATGCATGGAGACTCTGATGCCATCCACAGAAGAAATGAGTggcatgaaagaaaaaatgaaggaatgcCTTGGAAATGAGGGTCACGCCCATctga CTTCACACCCTGCCTTGGCTTCTGACAAGATTCCCGACCTAAAGGATGCGTTGTGCATGCGCGAAGAACTCAAAATTATCACGGCCGAAAGCCGGAGGAAGGTTTTTATATGCGCCGTACAAGATCATGGAATCCTG GATGGCGAGGAGCTCAACGTACCTAAGGTCATGGAAATGCTGTGGACAAAGATTAATGCAACACAAAATGCAGAAGCAAGAGAGTTCATATCTGAAGCCCTTTCCAAGTTGCCTGAGCTGCCCAGAGAATCTGAC ATGCTACATTTGATCGAATACAAGAAATCCCTTATGAACGCCTGCGTTATGAACATGGCTATGAGCATAGCCGAGGAGGCACTAACAAGGAACTGTCCTGGCCAAAATTGA